Part of the Brassica oleracea var. oleracea cultivar TO1000 chromosome C8, BOL, whole genome shotgun sequence genome is shown below.
CAACAACATCCAATTTTCCTAGACTTCTTTTTTTTTGAGAAGTTGGACTGTAGTCAAAATGTGTTGTATTCAATTATTATAAATTTGTTCGTAAGAAATTGTAAAACTTATGTATTAATTTGTAAATAATTTTATTTTAATTTGGGTTTCTAAGATCTTAGGTCGTGGAAACACCGTATCCTATAGTGGTTAAGGTTTAAAACTTTCTACACCCAAGTTCGGGGTTTGAATTTCAAACTATGTAATTTTTTGCAGATTGCACATTATAAGAGGTCCATATTTCAATTTTTAGAGAAAACGATTTATAAAAACAATTATGCAGACTACGAAAAAAGGTTTACAAGAGGTCTTCAACATGGTGCAAGTAAATCCGGTCAGGCGTGTATCTTCATAGTATAGCTCAGGTGATGCTGTTAGGCATATATTATCATAAAACAGGTAGTATTATCAGTTGTCGAATCGTCAATGTAAAAAAAGATCTTAGGCCCGAATTTGTAACTATCTACAATCTTTTAAAGAAAATTGTAAAACAGCGTACCAATGTAATTCACGTTTTCAACCTAATAAAAGTAATTAACATGTTGAAAGTTATAAATATAGCACCAAAAGCTATCCCAGCTAAGGAAGACACTTCAAAAATATCCCCACTATTGTGTATCAAATTAATCTCATTAAAAACCAAAGCAAACACATCTTTCACATTTTTTTTGTCATCAATATTATTTTCATCTGAAATAATATTTTAATATCAAGAAAACATTGATTATTTCAGAATACATACATACATATATATATATATATATATAAGAATTTTGATAGTTGATGAGCTGTCGTCGGGTGCCTGTCGTTTCGTCTGTTCTTTGCTTCTATAGTAGCAAGATGTATTGGTTCCTTCCCCGATCTATGGAAATACATATTCAATAAACGTACCAAACGGCCGCAATGGGTTACTCGCTTTTTGCACACTCTCAGGCTTCTCCACCGTCTTGGCTCTCGCATATTGTCAAATAAACTATAAGTTTCGTCTTTTTACAAACCATGGATCCCAAAACTCCAAATCTCCTAGATCTAGTTAGAAATTCAAATTCATAATATCTCCTTCTAAATTATTTTCATTTTGATATTTTTAATGTGAAAAAGAAGTTGATTACATATACGCCCTAACAAAATCATCTATATTACATACAAGGCCTGAATATTATCTGCCCACCAACGACCCGTCTGATCTAACCGGGTATGAAAAAATAAGTTAATTACATATCTAACTAACCAGGTATGTAAAAACCCTTATCTCAAAAATTATTTCTTCTTCAAGTTGTTCTATTCATGAAACTAAGGAGGACTAGCAACGAGAACTCAAAAAGGAATTACGAGGTGTCTCTTCTCTTAGTCATCTCGATTTCGATTTGGTTAAGATATCTCCTCTTATTTATCTGGATTTCAGTTTGGTGGAGAAATGATGAATGCATGTCGATTTGTGTATCTCATACGAATGTGTAGCTGATTGGTTCATTAATTTGTGTCAGCAAAAGAGAGAGTAAAGCTGGCAACTGTCGATTTGACTGCTTCAACTGAAGAAGAAGGCAATGTGAACTCAGTTGAAGAAGAAGACGTGAACTTTGAGAAGAATTTAAGGAACTCAGGTGAAGAAGATGGCGAGAGGGGATCTTAGGAGAACTCGGGACCAAAGACTCGTATTGGTGGGGAAGTCCAGTCGAATGAAGAATGTGGTAGGGATGAGGGAAGTGAGAAAGATGGAAGTACCTGCTGAACTGAAAGCGATGGTATCAACACAACATTAGCTAAAACTAGTCTGTTTTTATGTACTATTGTTATAACTAGTAAAACTTTGAGGCAGATGAATGGGATGGATTGTAGACGTCACAAAGCTCTATGGACAAGAGCTGTGATAAGTTAGGTTGCTCAAGAGCTGCTTTTCACAACACTTTGAAAACTTAGAACACAAATGTTTTGCAAACAGCAAAAAAAAAAATCTATTCATAAAATTCAAGGGTGATTTACAATGGTACAAATGACTAGAGATTTATAGGCTCGATTCTGAACAAGACCAAACAGTCATAAACATTAAAAAGGAAACAAATAACTTGCAAATAAACAAGCCTCGAGTCTTCAGTGGAGATGATTTTAGATGGAATATGAACATTGGAGGTGATTTGCTTGGCCATAAAGGGGAAATTTGATTCTTCTCAAACCTGGATGGCCATAAAAGGGAAATTTGATTCTTCTCAAACCTGGACGGTTTGAGGGGAAATATAATCTTTCATCGAATCTTATTGATGGTTTGATATGTGCTGATCTCGTGCACAAACAGTTTAGGAAGTTTTTGCCGGAGTTTGAATTCCAAAGACTCCAAATAAGGTAAGTTGGAGTGAAAAAGTATTCTCTTAATCCTTTCGGTGCTGCCACATGTTAGAACGTCTATAATACCTTATGGATGGTTTAGTATCTCTCATGGCTTTCATAAATAGGTTTGGGTCGAACAAATTTTAAGGAGTTGAAGACTTTCCATAAATGATGTCGGTTTGACCCATTTTAATAAAACCGTCCTTAATGGATCGGGATCTGGGCTTGGTTCTTCTTTCTATGGAATCTTAAAAGTCTCTCCTAGATGGAAAAAGTTGCTTTGGTTGAAGATCATTCGTGTTCGGACTTGTATGGACTGAATTGTTGGAGATATGGCCCCATTAAATGCTGAGAAGATGACCTGACTTATAAATTCATAGCTTATTGGTCTGTGAATCTTTTCTGGTGATTCTAATTCCTGGTGATTCAGTTCTGACTTGGTTGTCTTTCCCAAAAGTCCTTCTGGTTGTCGCTCCTTGGAAAGAACATCTGTCCCTGTTACTCCTAGGTGGCCGGTGTGGACGGTTTGGTGAGGTCAAACCACACTGATTTGAGGGCCGTTTCATTTTTCCCTTGAAGGTTTAAGAAAAACCAACTTTCCCTTTTACGGCCATCACCTCCAACGTCCATATTGTATCCAAGATCATTTTCATTGAAGACTTTGAAAGTTATTTGTTTCCCTTTTATTGTTTATGGCCGTTTGTTCTTGTCCAGAGTCGAGCCTATAAAGCTCCAGTCGTTTGTACCATTTTAAATCACCCTTGAATTTTATGAATGAAAATGTTGTTTTTTTCCTTTTGCAAAAAATTGTGTTTTAAGTCTTTAGAATGTTGTGAGAAACAATTCTTGGACAACTTGACTTATCAAACCTCCTGTCCATATATATTTGCGGCGTTCTCATTCCATCCAATCCATCCCATTCACCGGTCAAGATTGAGAGTGTTAAATAACCAGCAAACTTAGCTCCATCTCGATCAGCTTCAATCCATCAATTGATCAGGCGGAGAGTGTTACACCACTAGAAGCCTGATTTTATCATATCCTCTCGGTTAATTCATTGGTCTTGTTTTATCATTCATTATCATCTCATTTCATTTTGTGCATTTGTTTTAAGCTTACCACTCTGATTCCAGTCATATTGCCCACTCGGTCACATCTCTGGTCGACCTGATCGGAATCTACATTGTCCATCTGGACGACCAGTCTCCGGCTTGAAGGAGAAGAAAAGCTGAGGGAAATGTTGACATATTAAAATTCTCGTCTTGTTTTCGAAAGTTAGTTTGTATGGGTGTATATTTTTTAGAGAGCTTTGTATTGGTTTCTTTGGAGAGAGAACTTGTGTACATCTGATTCCTTATTTCTTGTTACTCTACTTTAAATCATTGTGTTACTATTCGATTGTATGTTGAGTTTGCTGATATCTGGGATATGATATATATAAAGGGAACAATCTTTAGCATAATTAATCCAACACACCAACCGGAACTCATCTCCCACGGGAAAGAACACACAATGAGCAAGAACACAAGACAAGAGAGCATTAAAGATTCCTACCACTTAATAAAATAAAAACAAAGAACACTTTGGTACTTTGATGAGTCTCGTTAATCACATAAGGCGTCTGCAGAGAGTGACACCATCACCAATGGAGACTTGAGAGATCTCGATGTGAGGATCAGAAGCGAGCTGCTTGTTCAACTCCATGAGGGCTTTTCTGCACACCCTCAAGTGCTCTGGCACATCCTCCTCTTCCTCAGCCACATACCCAAACCACAATGTGTTATCAAAAGCTATTATCCCCCCAATCTTCACCAGCTTCATTAGTCTCTCGTATGCATTGGCATAGTTTGTCTTATTAGCATCAACAAATGCGAAATCGAACTCCGGTCTTGGATTCTTCTGTGGGTCCACCATCATGCATGAACCAATGTCATCATCATACAAAATATGACAAAAAAAATAATTGCTAATGGTAATATAACAACATGAATGAGATTACGTACGTTCAACATCTTGTCTAAGGCCTGAAGACCATCGGATTGGATGAAATTGATTTTGTGATCAACACCTGCATTCTTGATGAACTCTTGACCCAACTCATAAGCTTCTTTATCAATGTCTATTGCAGTAATCTGTATATATTATATCCAAAGAGTTCATAGATATTAGTAGTTGTTATCATATTTACTTATTTGGATTTTGTTTTGGAAAGTAGATTAGTGTTTCAAACATATACACGGCCATCTTCAGGCAATGCGAGGGCAGTCGTGAGCAACGAATACCCCGTGAAAACACCGAGTTCTAGCGTATCTTTGGCATTCATCATTTTATAAGCATCGATAAAAAGTGCCCCTCATCAACTGGTACCTTCATCTCGCTTCTACACATATAAACGCATATAGTTTTTGTTTGTTAATTCTTGAGTTGATTCATTTTATGTACTTCGATCTAAGCAATATTGTTTTCTTTTTGGTAACTGATGTTAGCAATATACAGTAGAACATCTATAAATTAATACTCGATAAATTAATAATCTCTATAAATTAATAAATTTTGTTGGTCCCAACTTGGACCGATTCAAAATTTGACACAAATCGATAAAATAATAAGATAATAATTTTTAGAAAATTCTATGGAAATATAAGGTCCCATTAAAAATATAAATTAATAATTTATATGTATATATATTTTATATAAGTAAGAACCAATTGTTATATTGTTTGTTTTATATTCACAATGGAATTATCTTTATATTTTCTTAACACTTAATATATTTTGATGAGATTTAGTAATATTATATCTAAAACCACATTTAAGTTCTATGCAATATATATTATATACACCAACTAATATAATAAAATTAATATAAATGTCAAATTTCAAAAAATAACAATTAATGTCTATACACTAAAATCAAATATTTTTCTTATCTTAGAATAAATATATCTTAAAATAAAAAATTTAAATAAAAAAACTTTTGTAAATTAATATCTCTATAAATTAATAAAATTTTAAAGTCCTAACATTATTAATTTATAGAAGTTCTACTGTAGTTGAATCAGGTAATTATTGTTTGTTTGTATTCAAATGGAACTACAATCTTTATTAGAGAATAATAAATTGGTGAAAAAACTCATTAATATTAAAGTAATAATTTCCAAATCAAATTTAGTATTAAAATAAAATCAACTATGAGAGTTTGAAAAATGTCAAATGTTTTTTTTAAATAGTGAATAAAAGATTCTCACACTTGTTTTTATTTTTATTCATGAGAGAATCTCTTGAAATACTTCAAATATAAATGCTCAAATTTATTTTAAGCACATAATTGGTCAAAATAGCTAGTTGCCTCTATATTTGGGAAAATAAATTCTTACAAAAAATTGAAAATGTTTTAATGTTTCGAAAGTTTGAAGGTACACGTTGCGACATGTTATGGATAAGGATTTTAACGTTATAAAACTTGAAATTGTTAGAAAGAATAAGGGTGTATGATCATATGTTCAGATTCTGAACCAAAGCACTAGTTGTAGAGTCTCACAAAATACTAGCTCAAAGTCAATAAAGGTCAATGAAGCATACAAGGGAGGTTGTAGCCAGACTTACAAATTGCCATACTTGTGGACCGTAGCTTCTCGTAGTTTCTTGAGCTCCTCATGCTCTCTTGGATATGCCGTCGTATCAAAGATGTACTGTTTCACATATCGCAAGTTATAATTCACAACCATAGCCGTATAATACAACATCAACCCTAATCATTAAATGACAAAAAGCTTTTTCTCATCGGACAAAAAAGTTAAGTTCTGCAGATCAAGCAAGAATTTAAGTTCTAACAAAATTAAGTAAGCAATATTTACAGGGATTAATGAAAATACGATACCTTTTGAAGAGCCACGCTCTTGAGAATTCCTTTGGTCGGAATCAAATTTTCCATAGCTCGCTCTATCGTGTGCTGCCTTGAACTTCGAAAGCTTTGTGGTGCCTATGATATATATAACTCTAGTACTTTCCTTTCTTGTTTTTACAGTCTCTTTACAATAAAAGTCATAAAGTTATACTTTATGAACAAAAAATATAATTTTGTGACAAAAAAGTATAATTTGTGACTTTAATTTAAAGAGAATCTCAAAACCTGATACGCAAGGTTAGTGGCATAATCATGATATCAATAATTGGCACCACCCTGTGATTAGTATATGATGGATATGATATTCAAAGAAAAAATCTAATGCTCGGTGAGAAAACTCTCCCAGCCACGGGTTTCGAGGTGAGCAACGGTCGAGAACCAACGGGTAATAGGGTGAAAGTGACCTCTCACTTGTTTACCAAGAAAGAAAAGTTACCATTGGTCTCTCTCCTTCAACTTTCGAAAACCCTATTTTCTAACCCAAAGAAGCATCCTCCACACCTCTTCTTCACCATCAAAGCCTCTTAGTTCCGCAGATCTCTACAGTTTTTACTGATTTCTCACGAGAAACCGGTGAAGATAGTACTACCAAAGCACTCATCCTCAATCTCCACCCTTTTTCAAATTCCCAACGGTTTTTCACTCCTCTTAGCGATTTCTGTTTCTTCAAAACTGGTTGTTCGGAGTAGACTTGCCTACTCCTCCAACAAACGGTTGTTTGTGAAGCTTACAGATTTCTGAGAAACCTAAGAACAATGGCGCCAAGATTTACGGCTGCAGAAAAAGGGAAAAATCAAATGTGTGAACCCTCACAAGACAACATCAAGAGAATCAAGGCTCCTAGTCTAGACAACTCAACCCTCATAAGAGACAATGCTCTTACCCTCATAGGAAGGCTCACCAACCCCCATGAACAAAGAATCGGGGCCCTAATCCCTGCACTTCAACGCAAATAGAATCTGCAAGGTAGAGCAGAGGGCTCAGACTTGGGAAATAACTGTTTTCAGTTCAGGTTTGAAAGAGAAGATGACCTAAGAAGGGTGCTCGATAATAGACCGTACCATTTTACATACTGGATGGTCATCCTCCAAAGGTGGGAGCCTGTCATCTCCACCTCCTTCCCGTCTCTAATCCCCTTCTGGATCCGGATTAAAGGTTTGCCCCTCCACTACTGGCACGAGGATATGGTGTGTAGAGTAGGCCAGGAGTTAGGCACACTTGAGAACCATGAGCTTACAAGAACGACATCACGAGTTAGAGTCCTCGTGGATGGATTAAAACCCTTGGTTAAGGAATCCATAGTGGAATTTGGCTCTGGAGAATAAAGCATCATCACCTTGGAGTATGAGAAGTTGGAGATGCACTGCACATTCTGCTTCTCCCTCTGCCATCTGAGGAAGCATTGCCCAAAGAAACTGGAGGCAGAGAAGCCTAAGCCTGCAGACTACAGCCCAAGGGCTACGTGGGAGCTGGAAGATAGGAGACCACGTGAAATACCAGTCTCTTCACAAAAAAAAACAGATCGAGAGGCCAGGAACACTCCTATGCTGCAAACCAATACCTCACAAAGTCTTCTTCGGCTGCTCTCCAATCAAGAGGAAGACAAGGAGCAATCAGTTCTACAGCGCCATTTTTCAATGAAAGAGTTGATCGCCATGGAAACTCTTTTGGAGATAGGGTGGGTACAAAGCAAACCCGCAACCCACCACCTAAAAATGCAACGAACCTCTTTGGAGCCTCGCTTCCCAAAACCAAAGATGATGGACAACAGAGGAAGTTTCAACCATATGCGTCCCCTCCCTACACACAATCAAGAGATACCAGCATATCGCTGCAAAGAGGCAGAGACCTTTTCCCTCGTAGAAGTGAGGGCCAATGGAGACCAAAACGCACTGCTGAACTTGAAGCTCCCCCTGAAACAGAGAAAGTAAAAAGTCCTCACAAAGGAGAAGACGATAATCAAGCTATAACAGTACAACCAGAAGTTACAGAGACTCAAATAATAGCCAGGGAGGCCATCATGGAAGAGTTTCACGAAGTAACAAGGCAGTATCTCAGTTGCGCAGACCCTGTTGAGGCTGCTGCGAGAAGACGGAGAGTCCTCTATAGTGATGCTAACGGCTTGATGGAAGCAACTGCAGCCTCCATTATGGCAAACTTACTGTCTCTGCAAACTTAGCACACTCTTTCTAGAATTAATGCTAGTAATCCAACCACTCCTCCTCCACTGCAAGATGCACCGTTCCACACTCTTTTGTACCCAGACCCCACAGCTCTGAATAGCCCCCAAGTGGAAGTGGAAGAAGATACAAGGGTGGACCCGTCCTACAACGATGCCCCCCCCCCCCCNNNNNNNNNNNNNNNNNNNNNNNNNNNNNNNNNNNNNNNNNNNNNNNNNNNNNNNNNNNNNNNNNNNNNNNNNNNNNNNNNNNNNNNNNNNNNNNNCCCCCCCAAGTAGACCCCTCAAGAAGCGCAGGAAGGGGTGGAACTGCAAGGATAAAATTTGTTATTGTTAGCCCACTCATCGAAGGTAATGAGTCTCCAACTGAACAGCAAAGCCCACTGGAACTTACAGAGGAACACGAAACCCTTCAAGAATTTCAAAATAAGGTAAAAAAAGGACCAGAAGAGCATCACGGGTTAAGTCACTAAGATCTAGTCCTAATATACTCAGAGGAGCAAGTTCTAAGAAGAGAAAGATCTCATAAATCCAAAACTCACCAAAGGGCACGGTTTCAGCTGAGAGAGCTTCTACAAAAGGAAATAAGATGGCTAAGAAAAGTACTGATGAGGCAGGTCCGTCTCGCACCACAAAGAACCCTCATATCCAACTGATCCCAACAACGATAAGGAAGAAGTCGGATTTTCGGCCTCTTCATCTTCAGGCTCCTTAGTCTTTCTCAGCTGGAATTGTTGTGGTTTGGGGAACCCCATAACAGTCCAGCGCCTTCGTGAGCTCCAGAGGAGGAAAGACCCGGATATTACCTTCCTCATGGAGACGAAAAACCCCACGGAGATGGTCACCAAAGAGCTCCATTGGCTACAGATGAATAACTGCTACTCGGTGGCACCGCATAGTCCAGGAGGAGGGGGTCTCTTCCTTTCCTGGAAAAAAGATATAACTCTGAATGTTATCTCCTCATCAGATAACTACATGGATACAATCATAAGCCACAAGGGTAACACTTTCCACACAACCTTTGTGTATGGAGAACCAGACCAAACAAAAAGGCAGAGAGTCTGGAATGAACTTTCAGCCCTGCATACACAAGGTCCCTGGTTCCTAACAGGAGACTTTAATGAGATTGTGGACAATAGTGAAAAGAGTGGAGGCCCAGAAAGAGCGAAGGGTACTTTTTGCGCCTTCAGATCCTTTCTCTCTCAAAATGATCATTTTGACCTCAAGTTCTCTAGAAGCTATCTCTCTTGGAGGGGAAAGAGACATACGCACTTGGTTCTTTGTAGACTGGATAGAGCAGTCAGTAACAGCGAGTGGATGGATCTGTTCCCTTCTTGTAGAAGCCAGTACCTCAAATTTGAGGGATCCGACCATAGACCACTAGTCTCCTACCTAGATACATCAAGGAAAAAAGGTATGAATCTTTAGATTTAATAGACGCCTGAGGGACAATCTTGAGATCAAAGAACTAGTAAAAGAGGTGTGGAATAGCTCAGTGGACCTACCAGTGGAAGACAGACTCTCCCTATGCCGACATGCGATATGCAAATGGTGTAAAGCTTTCCATGAAAATAGCAAAAAGGATATGGAAGAAGTGCGGGAAAAGTTGGATGCTGCTCTTTCGGACCTGATACCAAATGAAACCTTGATTCATGAGCTAAACCTCCGACTACTCTATTTGTATAAAGAGGAAGAGGATTTCTGGAAACAGAGAAGTAGACAACTCTGGTTATCTTTGGGAGACTCAAATACAGGGTATTTCCACGCTATAGCAAAGGGAAGAACATCAAAAAATAGATTTTCAGTGATCACTAACAAAGAAGGAAAACCTGTGTTTAAAGAGGAGGAAATCTCTTCAGTCATCGCCTCGTTCTACTCTGAGCTTTTCCAATCCTCAAATTTTGATGGGATACAAACTGTCATCAACGCTGTTCACCCATGTATCATGGAACAACAAAACATTAAACTCACCCTGATACCACAGGCAGAGGAAATTAAGGAAGCAACCTTCGCAATTAACGCTGACAAAGGCCCTGGCCCTGATGGTTTCTTAGCAGCCTTTTTTCACTCCAACTGGGAGGTAATAGGACCAGCAGTGATAAGAGAAATCCAACTGTTCTTTACCTCAGGTGAGCTAGCACTTAATATAAACAAGACTCATGTGAGATTGATCCCTAAGGTAACAGGAGCAGCAAGAGTAGAAGACTATAGATCAATAGCTCTTTGCAACATTTACTACAAGATTATCTCAAAGCTCCTTTCTCTCAGATTAAAGACAGTCCTAGACTCAATCATTTCAGAGAACCAATCGGCTTTCATCCCTGGAAGAGCTATTGCTGAAAATGTTCTCATCACACACGAAATCCTACACTATCTAAAAACGTCAAAAGCAGAGAAGAGGTGTACAATGGCAATGAAGACAGACATGTCAAAAGCCTATGATTGTTTGGAATGGAGGTTCATCGAATCGGTGATTCAAAGATTAGGTTTTAATGCTATATGGACAGGGTGGATGATGCAATGTATAACCACCGTCTCCTACTCTTACCTAATCAATGACACAGTCTATGGGAATGTGAAACCATACCGAGGCATAAGACAGGGAGACCCGTTGTCTCCATACGTCTTTATCCTCTGCAGTGAGGTCCTTTCTGGAATGTGCAAGAAAGCAGGACGAAACGGCTCACTTCAAGGAGTACGAGTGGCACAAGGCTGCCCACGAGTTAATCATCTGCCTTTTGCAGATGATACGATGTTTTTCACTCAGGCGTCGCAAAAGAGCTGTGAGGCTTTGCTCAGGATTCTCAAGGACTATGAGAAAGCGTCAAGACAGATGATCAACAAGTCAAAATCCTCCATCACTTTCTCAAGCAAAACGCCAGCTGCAGTTAGAGAAAATGTAAAATTACTCTTGGAGATCTCGAAAGAAGGAGGCCTAGGCAAGTATTTAGGACTCCCTGAGCATTTTGGTCGTAGGAAAAAAGATTGGGTTACCTTAATAGTGGAACGCATAAGACAGAAGGCTGTAAGCTGGTCCTCCAAACGTCTTTCGCGAGCAGACAAGCTCACGATGCTGAAAGCTGTCCTTAGTGCAATCCCTACATATACGAGACATGCTTCCTCCTCCCTGTGAGCCTCTGCAAGAGAATTCAATCAGCGTTAACAAGGTTTTAGTGGGATAACAGTGATCGGAAAAAGAAGATTTGTTGGGTTGCTTGGGATAGATTGACTCAACCAAAAGCGTTGGGAGGGCTGGGACTTAGAGATATACAACGTTTTAACCAAGCACTTCTAGCTAAATTGGCATGGTGAGTCATCACGGTACCCAACAGTTTGCTTGCTCGAATCCTAAAAGGAAAATACTATCACAGGAAAAACTTCCTAGAACTTCCTAGAGGTTGAAGCAAACCAAAATATCTCTCATGGGTGGAGGGGTGTTCTACATGGAAGAGGCCTCCGAAAGACTAACCTGGGGGAAGGCTATAGGTAATGGGCAAACTACAAGACTATGGAAGCATTCTTGGATCTCCCTAGAAAAAAACCTAAAGCCTATGGGTCCTGTTCAGGAAGCAGCACTTGACCTAACAGTTGCAGACCTGCTCACATCGGATTTGCAATGGAATAAACAGAGAATAGAAAAATTGTTACCGCTATTCGTTGATGAGATCCAGTGTTTGCAACCGAGCTTGAGAGGGTTGGAAGACTCCTTCATCTGGCAGAATACCAAATCTGGAGTTTACTCGACCAAATCAGGCTACTATGTAGCGTCTCTACCTACTACAAATACACCAATTGGTATTCCAGATACAGCTTTCAGTTGGATAAAAGATGTTTGGGCTGGGAAATTTTCACCAAATGTGAGAGCATTCATGTGGTCAGTGATTCATAATGCACTTCCACTTGGGAAAAACCTGCAGGTTAGAGGCAACCTATCAGCGGCTGCTTGTATTAGATGCAAAGAGGAAGAGACAGCAGTCCATTGTTTCTTTACTTGCCCTTTCGCTGAAAATGTCTGGAGTTTGATTCCGCTACTCAGAGCAGTCCACATAGCTGCCAATGCCTCGCTCCAAGAGATCGTGGTTCAATTTAGGACTGTAGTGTGCCTCCCTTTAGTAGGTATCTCACATAATATCCTCCCTTGGATCCTTTGGGCAATTTGGACGTCTCGCAACATTCTCTTGTTTGAAAACCGCTACATATCACCTGAAGAGACAGCAAGTAGAGGTTTGAGTTTAGCTAGAGAATGGACACAAGCACAAGTATCGACCAAGCAGTCTACTACAGTACCTTCGAGCAGTAGAGAACGCTCAGGACAAGAAAGAGAAGCTAGTACTCCCGGAAACCTAATCAATTGCTTGACCGACGCGGCTTGGGATAAGATGGGGAAGAACGCAGGCTTCGGATGGGTCTTCGAAGGACAATC
Proteins encoded:
- the LOC106308693 gene encoding uncharacterized protein LOC106308693, whose protein sequence is MGGGVFYMEEASERLTWGKAIGNGQTTRLWKHSWISLEKNLKPMGPVQEAALDLTVADLLTSDLQWNKQRIEKLLPLFVDEIQCLQPSLRGLEDSFIWQNTKSGVYSTKSGYYVASLPTTNTPIGIPDTAFSWIKDVWAGKFSPNVRAFMWSVIHNALPLGKNLQVRGNLSAAACIRCKEEETAVHCFFTCPFAENVWSLIPLLRAVHIAANASLQEIVVQFRTVVCLPLVGISHNILPWILWAIWTSRNILLFENRYISPEETASRGLSLAREWTQAQVSTKQSTTVPSSSRERSGQEREASTPGNLINCLTDAAWDKMGKNAGFGWVFEGQSLESPIHGSMGQSFIGSSLIAEAIAMRSTLCLALTLGFSTLRVSSDNSTLIGAISGNIQSKEIIGIVSDIRSISSGFASIGFSRLHRSKNTVAHSLAKKALNVFSFSV